The genome window ACCAAAGAAACTTCTTCAATCATTCCGAACAACCATTCTTCTAAAAAAGTATTCAAATCTATCGAATCAATTTTATGATTTGCCCATTGATTTTGTTTCGCTTTTTCAGCTAAATCTGTATTCGACCAAAAACAAATAACCTCTAAATTAGAGCTATCTTCATACTCAAATTCCTCTGAATACGAAACAGCAAAACCTTCTTCCGAAGTTAAAAGATATACTTTTTGATCTTGACAAATTTCTTTTATAAATTGACTCACTTCTCTTAATTTTGATTTTTAGCTTTTTTACTTCCTTCGTACATTTCGTATTGTAAAAAGTCGCATTCTAACTTACCGTTAAACACTTTTACTTTTTTCGAAGGACGTAAACCGACATATTTTTTGGCTTGTAAATCTGATGTGATAAACCACGCCAATGTATTTG of Empedobacter falsenii contains these proteins:
- a CDS encoding DUF2750 domain-containing protein, whose product is MSQFIKEICQDQKVYLLTSEEGFAVSYSEEFEYEDSSNLEVICFWSNTDLAEKAKQNQWANHKIDSIDLNTFLEEWLFGMIEEVSLVGINFDETSKGEEQSPLDTILAIVHELNQSKSTFKLNHFKSLDEIQKVTLELKESFNQ